One window of Microcoleus vaginatus PCC 9802 genomic DNA carries:
- a CDS encoding GNAT family N-acetyltransferase, with the protein MANLDIIIREADLADLELIVNFISQKSDFDGCKNLLAATADKLQQTLFCQPPLVRVLLAEVAGKAVEFALFYSSYSSLLTQPCLWLDDLFVQAPMRGMGVGTALLKYFAQIAESTNCGRMEWNVNTGNAPGIAFYQKQGARILENIRVCRIEGDGINLLAGK; encoded by the coding sequence ATGGCTAATTTGGATATCATAATTAGAGAAGCAGATCTGGCAGATTTGGAATTAATTGTGAATTTCATTTCACAAAAAAGCGATTTTGATGGATGTAAAAACTTGTTGGCAGCAACAGCCGATAAATTGCAGCAAACGTTATTTTGCCAGCCTCCGCTAGTACGGGTTTTGTTGGCTGAAGTTGCCGGGAAAGCGGTAGAATTTGCTCTTTTTTATTCCTCCTATTCAAGTTTATTGACGCAGCCGTGCCTTTGGCTTGATGATTTATTTGTGCAAGCTCCTATGCGCGGTATGGGAGTAGGTACAGCGCTGTTAAAGTATTTTGCCCAAATTGCTGAGTCCACAAATTGCGGGCGTATGGAATGGAATGTTAATACTGGCAATGCGCCGGGAATTGCTTTTTATCAAAAGCAGGGAGCGCGGATTTTGGAAAATATTAGAGTTTGCCGTATTGAGGGGGATGGAATTAATCTGCTTGCTGGCAAATGA
- the folD gene encoding bifunctional methylenetetrahydrofolate dehydrogenase/methenyltetrahydrofolate cyclohydrolase FolD: MDAKTAQILDGKALATKIQTELSDRVRALQPQKGRPPGLAVLMVGDNPASAAYVRNKERACAKVGIASFGQHYPANATQAELELAIRALNEDDRVDGILVQLPLPEHLDAIGLLYQIAPDKDADGLHPVNLGRLVRGEQGLRSCTPAGVMRLLQEYQIDLKGKNAVVLGRSILVGKPMALMLLEADCTVTVAHSRSQNLESITNQADILIAAVGRTEMITPNMVKPGSVVIDVGINRVVNPDGTSRLAGDVDFEAVKTVAEFITPVPGGIGPMTVAMLLENTVSSYIEYGSN, from the coding sequence ATGGATGCCAAAACTGCTCAAATACTAGATGGCAAAGCTTTAGCCACAAAGATTCAAACCGAGCTGAGCGATCGAGTCCGCGCCCTACAACCCCAAAAGGGGCGTCCTCCCGGACTTGCGGTGCTGATGGTGGGCGACAACCCAGCTAGCGCAGCCTATGTTCGCAACAAAGAGCGAGCCTGCGCTAAGGTTGGCATAGCTTCCTTCGGCCAGCATTACCCCGCAAACGCTACTCAAGCCGAACTAGAACTTGCAATTCGTGCACTCAACGAGGACGATCGAGTAGATGGCATTTTAGTTCAATTACCGCTACCAGAACACTTAGATGCAATTGGGCTGCTGTACCAAATTGCTCCCGACAAAGATGCTGACGGACTTCACCCTGTAAATTTAGGCCGTCTCGTGCGCGGGGAGCAAGGTTTGCGGAGTTGTACTCCCGCCGGAGTGATGCGGTTATTGCAAGAATACCAGATTGATTTGAAAGGAAAAAATGCCGTTGTTTTGGGACGGAGTATTTTGGTAGGTAAACCGATGGCGCTGATGCTGTTAGAAGCCGATTGTACTGTTACTGTAGCTCATTCGCGATCGCAAAACTTAGAATCTATTACCAATCAAGCCGATATTTTAATAGCCGCAGTCGGCCGCACAGAAATGATTACACCTAATATGGTCAAACCTGGATCAGTAGTAATTGATGTCGGTATTAACCGCGTCGTCAATCCAGACGGTACGAGTCGTTTGGCCGGAGATGTTGACTTTGAGGCTGTTAAAACAGTAGCCGAATTTATCACGCCGGTGCCGGGAGGAATCGGGCCGATGACTGTTGCTATGCTTTTGGAAAATACCGTTTCGAGTTATATTGAATACGGTTCTAATTGA
- a CDS encoding DNA-binding protein encodes MTTAIKQVWVQRFCTGSLSLILASGFFSCGNLPLSQLNLGFNVASIGDVQQKRQVDAEVYLRGKVENRAPFVGNAAYQLEDGTGSIWILTTQDLPQLGDEVLLKGEVRYKSITLKELAGKDLGEVYVEEMQQLKRTPAANK; translated from the coding sequence ATGACTACTGCAATTAAGCAAGTTTGGGTTCAAAGATTCTGCACCGGCTCTTTATCGCTAATCCTCGCCAGCGGTTTTTTCAGTTGTGGCAATTTACCTCTGTCTCAACTTAATCTTGGTTTTAATGTGGCTAGCATTGGCGACGTTCAACAAAAGCGGCAAGTGGATGCTGAAGTTTATCTCCGGGGAAAGGTGGAAAATCGCGCTCCGTTTGTGGGGAATGCGGCTTATCAACTTGAGGATGGTACTGGCAGTATTTGGATTTTAACCACGCAAGATTTGCCCCAGCTTGGCGATGAAGTGTTGCTGAAGGGAGAAGTCCGCTACAAAAGTATTACTCTGAAGGAATTGGCAGGAAAGGATTTAGGTGAAGTTTATGTTGAGGAAATGCAACAATTAAAGCGCACTCCAGCGGCAAATAAATAA
- a CDS encoding methyltransferase domain-containing protein has protein sequence MSQDFWNSVLYEGNHAFVWQYGESLLELLAPKAGEQILDLGCGTGQLTEKIAQSGAFVQGIDSSLSMISTAKVNYPHINFAAADARSFQIEEPLDAVFSNAVLHWIKQPDAVINCVEKALKPGGRFVAEFGGKGNVGAIVRALLSVLSEIGCEEPEALNPWYFPSIGDYAGLLEKQGFDVGYAVLFDRPTPLEGGSAGMVNWIEMFAGGFLSGLSEDVRSHVINSVEERLRSALYRDGNWIADYRRIRVVMVKW, from the coding sequence ATGTCACAAGATTTTTGGAATTCAGTGCTTTATGAGGGAAATCATGCTTTTGTTTGGCAGTACGGTGAATCGCTTTTGGAGTTACTCGCTCCGAAGGCTGGTGAACAAATTCTGGATTTGGGCTGCGGTACGGGACAGTTAACTGAAAAGATTGCTCAAAGTGGTGCTTTTGTGCAAGGTATTGATTCATCTTTGTCGATGATTTCTACGGCAAAAGTTAACTATCCTCACATTAATTTCGCTGCCGCCGATGCGAGGAGTTTTCAAATAGAAGAGCCGTTAGATGCTGTGTTTTCTAATGCGGTTTTGCACTGGATTAAACAGCCGGATGCTGTGATTAATTGTGTGGAAAAAGCGCTGAAGCCGGGAGGTCGTTTTGTAGCTGAGTTTGGCGGTAAGGGGAACGTGGGGGCGATCGTCCGGGCGCTTTTGAGTGTTTTGTCGGAAATTGGCTGCGAGGAGCCTGAAGCGCTTAATCCTTGGTATTTTCCGAGTATTGGCGATTATGCTGGGCTTTTGGAAAAGCAGGGATTTGATGTAGGTTATGCCGTTTTGTTCGATCGCCCGACTCCCCTAGAAGGCGGCAGCGCGGGTATGGTAAATTGGATTGAAATGTTTGCTGGCGGGTTTTTGTCGGGGTTGTCTGAGGATGTGCGATCGCACGTAATTAACTCCGTTGAAGAGCGTTTGCGATCGGCGCTGTACCGCGATGGTAATTGGATTGCAGATTATCGCAGAATTCGCGTAGTTATGGTAAAATGGTAA
- a CDS encoding calcium-binding protein, which produces MALKPDASGTLRLIGDNTSELIQLSLGELTNFPLGAWVLNGDDTVNGSGASELILGNEGEDFLIGFAGNDSVFGGKGRDGLYGADGNDCLSGGLDADWLIGDSGDNLLGNDILFGGRGNDVLEGAGGDNTLVGGLGRDILSCEFGGNLCVLGIDPATTDINSSDLIGLFDPGFDLIGLASGLTVNDIVLEPVQDVTITVSFDGPQALLLLSPERARENSGPASGTLIRVRNSNAILGFVEDVTPNELQSSIVSVQGF; this is translated from the coding sequence ATGGCTTTAAAACCGGATGCGTCAGGGACATTGCGCTTAATTGGCGACAACACCTCGGAATTAATTCAACTTTCTCTTGGAGAGCTAACAAACTTCCCTTTAGGAGCTTGGGTACTCAATGGCGATGATACAGTAAATGGCTCAGGGGCTAGCGAGTTAATCCTGGGAAATGAAGGGGAAGATTTTCTCATAGGTTTTGCAGGCAACGATTCTGTATTTGGGGGAAAAGGAAGAGATGGCCTGTATGGAGCGGATGGAAATGACTGCCTCAGTGGTGGTCTAGATGCTGATTGGCTTATTGGAGACTCTGGCGATAATCTTTTAGGCAATGATATTTTATTTGGGGGTAGAGGCAATGATGTTTTAGAGGGCGCAGGGGGGGATAACACTCTGGTTGGTGGCTTGGGCAGAGATATATTAAGTTGTGAGTTTGGCGGTAATTTATGCGTTCTGGGAATAGATCCTGCCACTACAGATATCAATTCTAGTGATCTGATCGGATTGTTTGATCCTGGTTTTGATCTAATTGGATTAGCCAGTGGCTTAACGGTGAATGATATAGTGTTGGAGCCGGTACAGGATGTGACAATAACAGTTAGTTTCGATGGGCCGCAAGCTTTACTACTCCTGTCTCCAGAGCGGGCCAGGGAAAATAGCGGACCTGCTTCAGGGACTCTAATCAGAGTCAGGAATTCTAACGCGATTTTAGGTTTTGTAGAGGATGTAACGCCTAATGAACTACAAAGCAGCATTGTTTCCGTTCAGGGTTTCTAA
- a CDS encoding class II aldolase/adducin family protein: MPTLKEPQSIFQPPTFATVEEERRHRKQRLAAALRLFGHFGFSEGIAGHITVRDPQHLDCFWVNPLGKHFSLIRVSDLLLVNHQGEVIEGHKPINRAAYAIHSQIHAARPDVVAAAHAHSIYGKSWSSLGRLLDPLTQDACSFYEDHSLFNDYRGVVLQLEEGQRIATALGEKKAIILRNHGLLTVGHSVDEAAWWFVAMERSCQAQLMAEAAGTPILIDSENARLAQRQVGSHQVGWFSFQPLYELIVHQQPELLE, from the coding sequence ATGCCTACCTTAAAAGAACCTCAATCCATCTTCCAGCCTCCGACCTTTGCTACGGTTGAGGAAGAACGCCGCCATCGCAAGCAGCGCCTTGCAGCAGCCTTACGTCTGTTTGGACACTTTGGGTTTAGTGAGGGCATCGCAGGACACATTACCGTCCGCGACCCTCAACACCTGGATTGCTTTTGGGTCAATCCGTTGGGTAAACACTTCAGTCTCATCCGGGTCAGCGACCTGCTGCTGGTGAACCATCAAGGTGAAGTTATAGAGGGGCACAAGCCTATTAACAGGGCAGCTTATGCAATCCATTCTCAAATTCATGCAGCCCGTCCTGATGTCGTGGCAGCAGCACACGCTCATTCAATTTACGGCAAAAGCTGGTCTAGCCTCGGTCGTCTCCTCGACCCCCTCACCCAAGATGCCTGTTCCTTCTACGAAGACCACAGCCTGTTTAATGACTACAGGGGAGTAGTTCTCCAACTTGAGGAAGGCCAGCGCATAGCAACAGCACTAGGGGAGAAGAAAGCCATTATCCTCCGCAACCACGGTCTACTCACTGTGGGTCATTCAGTTGATGAAGCGGCTTGGTGGTTTGTCGCAATGGAACGTTCTTGTCAGGCGCAGTTGATGGCAGAGGCGGCTGGCACCCCCATCCTCATCGACTCCGAAAATGCTCGTCTGGCGCAGCGCCAGGTAGGCTCACATCAGGTAGGCTGGTTTAGCTTTCAACCACTTTACGAATTAATCGTACATCAACAACCTGAACTGCTGGAGTAA
- a CDS encoding TauD/TfdA family dioxygenase — translation MKINTQLLSENVGQQIINTDNINILDLNREEIINLFKSYGFLLFRGFENSVDTFTEFTNSLSKDFRDYSGGVFNRRVINGNATLLTVNDFKDEIKLHGEMYYQQDIPLMLWFFCAHPASQDGETILCDGRQLFNELSSPLKELFSNKKLKYFGHLAKEDWQKKYKTDDLRVVEQICRSNNVLLQINEDESIDYQFICPAIHPSRCGKYPTFINSLLAAKHRNPNTPCFDDDSEITDDIVSELNEVAERITTEISWQTGDILMVDNTRIMHGRRAFSDTQRDIYLRLCSPAFPF, via the coding sequence ATGAAGATAAATACACAGCTTTTATCAGAAAATGTTGGTCAACAAATCATCAATACAGATAATATTAATATTTTAGACCTGAACCGGGAAGAAATTATTAACCTGTTTAAATCTTATGGTTTCTTGCTGTTTAGAGGGTTTGAAAATAGTGTTGACACTTTTACCGAATTCACTAACTCCCTTAGTAAAGATTTTCGGGATTATAGCGGAGGCGTCTTTAATCGCCGAGTAATTAATGGGAATGCAACTCTATTAACCGTCAATGATTTTAAGGACGAGATTAAATTGCATGGAGAAATGTACTATCAACAAGATATTCCGTTGATGCTTTGGTTCTTCTGCGCTCATCCAGCATCACAAGACGGTGAAACAATACTATGTGATGGTAGGCAGTTGTTTAATGAACTCAGTAGTCCACTCAAAGAGTTATTTAGTAATAAAAAATTAAAATACTTTGGTCATTTGGCTAAGGAGGATTGGCAAAAAAAATACAAAACTGATGACTTAAGAGTAGTAGAACAGATCTGTAGAAGCAATAATGTACTATTGCAAATAAACGAAGATGAATCAATCGATTATCAATTTATTTGTCCAGCCATACACCCAAGTAGATGTGGAAAATATCCGACCTTTATCAACAGTCTATTGGCAGCAAAACATAGAAATCCCAACACCCCTTGCTTTGATGATGATTCAGAAATAACTGATGATATTGTGTCTGAGCTTAATGAAGTGGCTGAGAGAATAACTACAGAGATATCGTGGCAAACAGGGGATATCCTAATGGTTGACAATACTAGAATCATGCATGGCAGAAGAGCTTTTTCTGATACTCAACGGGATATTTATTTGCGGTTATGTTCTCCAGCGTTTCCATTCTAA
- a CDS encoding 3-isopropylmalate dehydratase has product MGKVISGQIFVVDDNIDTDQIIPAEYLTLVPSKPDEYEKLGSYAMIGLPDRYGKFIESGEQKTRYPIIIAGENFGCGSSREHAPIALGAAGVTAVVALSYARIFFRNCSATGELYPIESVERLCDLFATGQEVTIDFTAEVIVNHTLDQTFSLKPLGEVGPVIDAGGLFDYARQTGMIAARS; this is encoded by the coding sequence ATGGGTAAAGTAATTAGCGGTCAAATTTTTGTTGTAGACGACAACATCGATACAGATCAAATTATCCCGGCCGAATACCTGACCCTGGTTCCCTCGAAGCCGGATGAGTACGAGAAACTAGGCAGTTACGCTATGATTGGGTTGCCCGATCGCTACGGTAAGTTTATCGAATCCGGTGAACAGAAAACCCGGTATCCGATTATCATAGCCGGCGAAAATTTTGGCTGCGGTTCTTCGCGGGAGCACGCTCCGATAGCTCTCGGGGCCGCCGGCGTCACAGCGGTGGTGGCTTTGTCTTACGCCCGCATTTTCTTTCGCAATTGCTCGGCTACTGGCGAATTGTACCCGATCGAATCAGTGGAGCGGCTCTGCGACTTGTTTGCTACGGGGCAAGAAGTGACGATCGACTTTACAGCAGAGGTAATTGTCAACCACACTCTAGATCAAACTTTCTCGCTCAAACCTTTAGGAGAAGTAGGGCCTGTAATAGATGCCGGAGGGCTGTTTGACTACGCGCGCCAAACAGGAATGATTGCCGCTCGCTCTTAA
- a CDS encoding NUDIX domain-containing protein: MTKIHVAIAILYREGKFLCQLRDDIPHIRYPGHWALFGGHLEPGETPEVAVVRELSEEIGYAPASVSFFCCDVEKDVVRHVFHAQLSADVKDLVLLEGWDMKLLTPEQIRAGKCYSEQSRDVRPFGIAHQRILLNFIESI; the protein is encoded by the coding sequence ATGACTAAAATTCACGTTGCGATCGCGATTTTGTACCGAGAGGGCAAGTTTCTCTGTCAGTTGCGGGACGATATTCCTCATATCAGGTATCCCGGACATTGGGCTTTGTTTGGCGGACACTTGGAACCCGGGGAAACGCCGGAAGTTGCTGTAGTGCGGGAATTATCAGAGGAAATTGGCTATGCTCCTGCAAGTGTTTCTTTTTTCTGTTGTGATGTCGAAAAAGATGTGGTTCGCCACGTTTTTCATGCACAACTTAGTGCGGATGTCAAGGATTTAGTTTTGCTTGAGGGGTGGGATATGAAGTTGTTGACACCCGAGCAGATTCGGGCTGGCAAATGCTATTCTGAGCAGTCAAGAGATGTGCGACCTTTTGGCATTGCTCACCAGCGTATTTTATTGAATTTTATTGAGTCGATTTGA
- a CDS encoding GAF domain-containing protein has protein sequence MIDCQGNQDFSPIDRSPSESCTLHLPQIPEPVSIPKFLDRLMQFQVDPALLGRQICQILATSFDGEILLQQIATTLGVAWGADFCLVAGVLDQKVVNPNACWQNRSDLPYLAGAVDSTETPEDPQTPRLKPPSISLEHPAWANVLADGEIVAISDYLDSPAASSPNSPVTALPFRAILAGPARFGGAVNGMVIVGKSQAHEWSVADRQRLEAASDAIGIAISHIQKTQEIATLKEQLQRQAKYKNLLRSVAASIDTNSEVDRRLQQVVENTVDTLEVDRGQILLLKYTDPLFTTRSPNQTPKAKVELVCESVVKKAPNKQAITQSATGKKSSTSKTKNKNKTANSQSKIPNSKPNNSPAFWLSESNLCRQAFHSAAKPLALADAGALIGKEQEAAKEILKLQGIRGLLLVPLTGGCCQETVLGFLVLQQSEPRTWTPEELEVLESVSAQASKMIIQTQTLKELQTVVLDRTSQLQQSLDVQGKLYEQSANQLEQMRKLKLIKDEFLSTLSHELRTPLTIMKLAILMLKQAELPSASRTKYLDILEQQCSKETALVNDLLALKQFEPQQVPISLIKIDLNRLLQDLVRDFEKQWADKQLTLKVDLPKLTPCWETDPDILNRVLLELLTNAGKYSASGTAVVLEASEAAGYIVLSISNFGRGISAGDLPHIFDKFRRGTGITDQAIAGTGLGLALVKSLVQHLNGTIDVSSCPAESSEADNLWRTSFTLTLPQFAAELSNVEE, from the coding sequence ATGATCGATTGCCAGGGAAATCAAGACTTTAGTCCGATCGACCGATCGCCGTCCGAGTCTTGCACTTTGCATTTACCGCAAATCCCAGAACCAGTATCAATCCCAAAATTTCTGGATCGTCTTATGCAGTTCCAGGTCGATCCTGCCCTTCTCGGGCGACAAATTTGTCAAATTCTCGCGACCAGCTTTGATGGAGAAATCCTGCTCCAGCAAATAGCCACCACTTTGGGGGTTGCGTGGGGGGCAGATTTCTGTTTGGTTGCTGGTGTGCTTGACCAGAAAGTAGTAAATCCAAATGCTTGCTGGCAAAATAGGAGCGATCTCCCCTATTTGGCCGGTGCTGTGGATTCCACCGAAACACCCGAAGACCCCCAAACCCCAAGATTAAAACCGCCTAGCATATCACTCGAACATCCCGCTTGGGCAAACGTCCTAGCAGACGGCGAGATAGTGGCGATATCCGATTATCTTGATAGTCCGGCAGCTTCATCGCCCAATTCTCCTGTGACTGCGCTGCCTTTTCGGGCAATTTTGGCAGGGCCTGCGCGATTTGGAGGGGCTGTAAATGGCATGGTGATTGTTGGTAAGTCGCAAGCTCATGAGTGGTCGGTAGCCGATCGGCAGCGCCTTGAAGCAGCATCAGACGCGATCGGCATCGCGATTTCTCACATTCAAAAAACTCAAGAAATTGCCACCTTAAAGGAACAGTTACAGCGACAAGCTAAATACAAAAATCTACTCAGGTCAGTTGCTGCATCGATCGACACAAATTCAGAAGTCGATCGAAGATTGCAGCAAGTTGTTGAAAATACCGTCGATACCCTGGAAGTAGATAGAGGCCAAATTCTGCTATTGAAATATACAGATCCTTTATTTACAACTCGCTCCCCCAATCAAACTCCCAAAGCGAAAGTCGAATTAGTTTGCGAATCCGTTGTAAAAAAAGCTCCAAACAAACAGGCAATAACACAAAGCGCTACTGGGAAAAAAAGCTCAACATCCAAAACAAAAAACAAGAATAAAACTGCTAATTCCCAATCCAAAATCCCCAACTCAAAACCAAATAACTCTCCCGCTTTTTGGCTGTCAGAATCTAATTTGTGCCGCCAAGCATTCCACAGCGCAGCCAAACCCCTCGCCCTCGCTGACGCAGGCGCATTAATCGGCAAAGAACAAGAAGCAGCCAAAGAAATTTTGAAACTCCAAGGCATTCGCGGCTTGCTGCTGGTTCCCCTCACGGGCGGTTGCTGCCAGGAAACAGTTTTGGGTTTCTTGGTTTTGCAGCAGTCCGAGCCGCGCACTTGGACCCCGGAAGAATTAGAAGTTCTGGAATCAGTCAGCGCTCAAGCGAGCAAGATGATTATCCAAACTCAAACGCTTAAGGAATTGCAAACCGTAGTCTTAGACAGAACCTCTCAGTTGCAGCAAAGTCTAGACGTGCAGGGGAAACTGTACGAACAATCTGCCAATCAGCTAGAGCAAATGCGGAAATTGAAGCTGATTAAAGACGAGTTTCTCAGCACTCTGAGTCACGAGTTGCGTACCCCTTTAACAATCATGAAGCTGGCAATTCTGATGCTCAAACAAGCTGAACTGCCGTCAGCGAGTCGGACTAAGTATCTCGACATTCTAGAACAGCAGTGTTCTAAGGAAACTGCTCTGGTTAACGATTTGCTGGCCCTCAAGCAGTTTGAGCCTCAGCAAGTCCCGATTTCTCTAATCAAAATCGATCTCAACCGTTTATTGCAAGATTTAGTTAGGGATTTTGAAAAACAGTGGGCGGATAAGCAATTGACTCTGAAGGTGGATTTGCCCAAGTTAACCCCTTGCTGGGAAACCGACCCGGACATTCTCAATCGGGTGCTGCTGGAACTGCTGACGAATGCTGGAAAATACTCTGCTTCTGGAACGGCGGTAGTTTTGGAGGCGTCTGAGGCAGCCGGCTATATTGTCCTGAGCATTTCTAATTTCGGGCGCGGCATTTCTGCGGGTGATTTACCCCACATCTTTGACAAGTTCCGCCGCGGCACTGGCATTACTGACCAAGCTATCGCCGGTACGGGTTTGGGTCTGGCTCTGGTAAAGTCTTTAGTGCAGCACTTGAATGGTACTATTGATGTATCTAGCTGTCCGGCAGAAAGTTCAGAAGCTGACAATTTGTGGCGTACATCTTTTACTCTGACTCTGCCGCAATTTGCAGCGGAACTCTCTAATGTAGAAGAATAG
- a CDS encoding calcium-binding protein — translation MALKPDASGALRLIGDNTSEFIQLFPGDLTNFPLGAWALDGDDTVNGSEASELILGNEGEDILTGFAGNDSLLGGKGRDALFGQEGNNSLSGGLDADFILGEAGDDILFGGRGNDALSGAGGDNTLVGGLGTDLLSCGFGNNLCVLGIDPATTDINSSDIIESFDPDLDRIGLAGDLRVNDIVLEPVQNVALTYTIDFPQALQPLLPPGPAGASGSASATQPRGGITGVYSGTLIRVRNSNAILGFVEAVTPNELESRIVSVQGL, via the coding sequence ATGGCTTTAAAACCGGATGCGTCAGGGGCATTGCGCTTAATTGGCGACAACACCTCGGAATTCATTCAACTTTTTCCTGGAGATCTAACAAATTTTCCTTTAGGAGCTTGGGCGCTCGATGGCGACGATACAGTAAATGGCTCAGAGGCTAGCGAGTTAATCCTGGGAAATGAAGGGGAAGATATTCTCACAGGTTTTGCAGGCAACGATTCTTTATTGGGGGGAAAAGGAAGAGATGCCTTGTTTGGACAGGAGGGGAATAACTCCCTCAGTGGTGGTCTAGATGCTGATTTTATTCTTGGAGAGGCTGGCGATGATATTTTATTTGGGGGGAGAGGCAATGATGCTTTAAGCGGCGCAGGGGGGGATAACACTCTGGTTGGCGGCTTGGGCACAGACTTATTAAGTTGTGGGTTTGGCAATAATTTATGCGTTCTGGGAATAGACCCTGCCACTACAGATATCAATTCTAGTGATATAATCGAAAGTTTTGATCCTGATTTAGATCGCATTGGATTAGCGGGTGACTTAAGGGTCAATGATATAGTGTTGGAGCCGGTACAGAATGTGGCATTAACATATACGATCGATTTCCCACAAGCTTTACAACCATTACTCCCTCCAGGTCCGGCCGGCGCAAGTGGATCTGCTTCAGCAACTCAACCCAGAGGCGGAATTACCGGAGTTTATTCAGGAACTCTAATCAGAGTCAGAAATTCTAACGCGATTTTAGGTTTTGTAGAGGCTGTAACGCCTAATGAACTAGAAAGCAGGATTGTTTCCGTTCAGGGTTTATAA